One part of the Lapillicoccus jejuensis genome encodes these proteins:
- a CDS encoding 1-aminocyclopropane-1-carboxylate deaminase, with protein sequence MSITDFPRHQLTFGPSPVHPLERLTQHLGGAQVWAKREDCNSGLAFGGNKTRKLEYLVPDAVAQGATHLVSIGGVQSNHTRQVAAVAARLGLQAVLVQESWVDWPDAVNDRVGNILLSRIMGADVRLVDAGFGIGFKDSWERALQSVRDEGGTPYAIPAGASDHRLGGLGFANWAYEVTEQERELGVFFDTIVVCSVTGSTHAGMIAGFAALEDAGGRPRRVIGIDASAKIDETRAQVEKIARRTAELIGVQRPLRDDEITVLEGWAGDYYGIPVESTLDAVRLSGRLEGMIIDPVYEGKSMAGLVDLVTRGDIGKDSTVLYAHLGGQPAVNAYSALFRS encoded by the coding sequence TTGTCCATCACCGACTTCCCGCGACACCAGCTGACGTTCGGTCCGAGCCCGGTCCACCCGCTCGAGCGGCTCACCCAGCACCTCGGTGGGGCGCAGGTGTGGGCCAAGCGCGAGGACTGCAACTCGGGACTCGCCTTCGGCGGCAACAAGACCCGCAAGCTCGAGTACCTCGTCCCCGACGCGGTCGCGCAGGGCGCGACGCACCTGGTGTCGATCGGTGGCGTCCAGTCCAACCACACCCGCCAGGTCGCCGCCGTCGCCGCGCGGCTGGGTCTCCAGGCCGTGCTCGTGCAGGAGAGCTGGGTCGACTGGCCCGACGCCGTCAACGACCGCGTCGGCAACATCCTCCTGTCGCGGATCATGGGCGCCGACGTCCGGCTCGTCGACGCCGGCTTCGGCATCGGCTTCAAGGACAGCTGGGAGCGGGCGCTGCAGTCCGTGCGGGACGAGGGCGGGACGCCGTACGCCATCCCGGCCGGCGCCTCCGACCACCGCCTCGGCGGGCTCGGCTTCGCGAACTGGGCGTACGAGGTCACCGAGCAGGAGCGCGAGCTCGGCGTCTTCTTCGACACGATCGTCGTCTGCAGCGTCACCGGTTCGACGCACGCCGGGATGATCGCGGGGTTCGCCGCGCTCGAGGACGCGGGCGGCCGCCCGCGCCGCGTCATCGGCATCGACGCCTCGGCCAAGATCGACGAGACCCGGGCGCAGGTGGAGAAGATCGCGCGCCGTACGGCGGAGCTCATCGGCGTCCAACGGCCGCTGCGGGACGACGAGATCACCGTCCTCGAGGGGTGGGCCGGCGACTACTACGGCATCCCCGTCGAGTCGACGCTCGACGCGGTGCGGCTCAGCGGCCGGCTCGAGGGGATGATCATCGACCCCGTCTACGAGGGGAAGTCGATGGCCGGGCTCGTCGACCTCGTCACGCGCGGCGACATCGGGAAGGACTCGACGGTGCTCTACGCGCACCTGGGCGGGCAGCCGGCGGTCAACGCGTACAGCGCGTTGTTCCGCAGCTGA
- a CDS encoding SigE family RNA polymerase sigma factor → MDGVPGGEGSGEQRRGRDQDEEFMRFVQERQAALRRTAYLVTGSWTDGDDLLQESLTKVYLAWPRIESPAAAFSYTRTTMVRTWLNQHRRVLKEVAVETLPEAGADGPDTALAVSLRDLLDELPPAHRAVVVLRFYEDLTVPQIATALQLREGTVKSQLSRALASLRGRLAEDGEVAT, encoded by the coding sequence ATGGACGGTGTCCCCGGGGGTGAGGGGTCCGGCGAGCAGCGCCGGGGCCGCGACCAGGACGAGGAGTTCATGCGGTTCGTGCAGGAGCGACAGGCGGCGCTGCGGCGCACCGCCTACCTCGTCACGGGCAGCTGGACCGACGGCGACGACCTGCTCCAGGAGTCGCTGACCAAGGTCTACCTCGCGTGGCCGCGGATCGAGTCCCCCGCCGCCGCGTTCTCCTACACGCGCACGACGATGGTGCGGACCTGGCTCAACCAGCACCGCCGGGTGCTCAAGGAAGTGGCCGTCGAGACGCTGCCCGAGGCGGGCGCGGACGGGCCCGACACGGCGCTGGCCGTGTCCCTGCGCGACCTGCTGGACGAGCTGCCCCCGGCGCACCGCGCCGTCGTCGTCCTGCGCTTCTACGAGGACCTCACCGTGCCCCAGATCGCCACCGCCCTGCAGCTGCGGGAGGGCACGGTCAAGAGCCAGCTCTCCCGCGCCCTGGCGTCGCTGCGCGGTCGCCTCGCCGAGGACGGGGAGGTGGCGACGTGA
- a CDS encoding PrsW family intramembrane metalloprotease, whose amino-acid sequence MSTSPAPVRSWWSRASWVLVLVLGIATYVAEQQVMLATRNPNLFPSLLLLGAAVVPMTVLAYAATSSRTALAPSTWVAVSAFFGGVVGTLSAGVLEYDVLTRLGVGSMLAVGVIEEATKLVVPLVVLLLVGRWYPFAGVVLGVASGAGFATLETMGYGFTALLASRGDVLAAERTLQLRALLAPAGHVAWTGVAAAALAAALGAREPGRRSRATRRFAWTFVAVVLLHAAWDGLPSTAVRVAVAVVSVGWLLLVVHRPHVAARGAEPMTGWPPGASYGVRA is encoded by the coding sequence ATGTCGACCTCCCCCGCCCCCGTCCGCTCCTGGTGGTCCCGCGCCTCGTGGGTGCTCGTCCTGGTCCTCGGCATCGCGACCTACGTCGCGGAGCAGCAGGTCATGCTCGCGACCCGCAACCCCAACCTCTTCCCGTCGCTGCTGCTGCTCGGCGCCGCGGTCGTCCCGATGACCGTGCTCGCCTACGCCGCGACGAGCAGCCGGACGGCGCTGGCGCCGTCGACGTGGGTCGCGGTCTCGGCGTTCTTCGGCGGCGTCGTCGGCACCCTCAGCGCGGGGGTGCTGGAGTACGACGTCCTCACCCGCCTGGGCGTCGGCTCGATGCTCGCCGTCGGGGTCATCGAGGAGGCGACCAAGCTCGTCGTCCCGCTCGTCGTGCTGCTGCTGGTCGGGCGCTGGTACCCCTTCGCCGGGGTCGTCCTCGGGGTCGCGAGCGGCGCCGGCTTCGCGACGCTGGAGACGATGGGCTACGGCTTCACCGCGCTGCTGGCCAGCCGGGGCGACGTGCTCGCCGCCGAGCGGACGCTGCAGCTGCGGGCCCTGCTCGCCCCCGCCGGGCACGTCGCGTGGACGGGGGTGGCCGCTGCGGCCCTGGCCGCCGCGCTGGGGGCGCGCGAGCCGGGACGGCGCTCGCGGGCGACCCGCCGCTTCGCGTGGACCTTCGTCGCCGTCGTCCTCCTGCACGCGGCCTGGGACGGTCTGCCGTCGACCGCGGTGCGGGTCGCCGTCGCGGTCGTCAGCGTCGGCTGGCTCCTGCTCGTCGTGCACCGCCCGCACGTCGCGGCGCGTGGGGCGGAGCCCATGACGGGATGGCCGCCCGGGGCGTCGTACGGGGTCAGGGCATGA
- a CDS encoding GntR family transcriptional regulator codes for MPVPEGHHVASRSLLRDDAFRALRDAIVDGTLAPGERLVDAELIAWLGVSRTPIREALARLEQAGLVQTRPGRSTTVSPLDVRETRAAQSVAAAMHELAVREAVPQLAEADLEAMTKANGRFAKALRRKDVDAAVNADDDFHGVAVRACGNAMVRTVLDQVTPLVRRAERLRFTSLTGRGSVAVHAAIVELCRAGDADGAGREARANWLTLQLLLATDD; via the coding sequence ATGCCGGTTCCCGAGGGTCACCACGTCGCGTCCCGGTCGCTCCTGCGCGACGACGCGTTCCGCGCCCTCCGTGACGCGATCGTCGACGGGACGCTCGCGCCGGGAGAGCGGCTCGTCGACGCCGAGCTCATCGCGTGGCTCGGAGTGAGCCGCACCCCGATCCGCGAGGCGCTCGCCCGACTCGAGCAGGCCGGTCTCGTGCAGACCAGGCCCGGTCGGTCGACGACCGTCAGCCCGCTCGACGTCCGCGAGACGCGCGCGGCGCAGTCGGTCGCGGCGGCGATGCACGAGCTCGCGGTCCGTGAGGCGGTCCCTCAGCTCGCCGAGGCCGATCTCGAGGCGATGACGAAGGCCAACGGACGCTTCGCCAAAGCCCTGCGTCGCAAGGACGTCGACGCCGCGGTGAACGCGGACGACGACTTCCACGGGGTCGCCGTACGGGCCTGTGGGAACGCGATGGTGCGCACGGTGCTGGACCAGGTGACCCCGCTCGTACGGCGCGCCGAGCGGCTGCGCTTCACCTCGCTCACCGGTCGCGGCTCGGTCGCCGTCCACGCCGCCATCGTCGAGCTGTGCCGCGCCGGCGACGCGGACGGTGCCGGCCGCGAGGCGCGCGCGAACTGGCTCACCCTGCAGCTGCTGCTCGCCACCGACGACTGA
- a CDS encoding TMEM165/GDT1 family protein, whose protein sequence is MIDALLVSTAVIFLAELGDKSQLMAMTFATRYRTRDVLLGITAATAVVHLASVGIGRLIGTSFASYQWIISIVAGVAFLAFAAWTLRGDELSDDEADKARRSKGAAIVAVGVAFFLAELGDKTMLATITLAAKEEWVGTWIGSTVGMVAADALAIVVGRALGKKLPEKVIKIVATLAFVAFGILLIVEGLTSR, encoded by the coding sequence GTGATCGACGCCCTGCTCGTCAGCACCGCCGTCATCTTCCTCGCCGAGCTCGGCGACAAGAGCCAGCTGATGGCGATGACCTTCGCCACCCGCTACCGCACACGCGACGTCCTCCTCGGCATCACCGCCGCGACAGCGGTCGTCCACCTCGCCTCGGTCGGCATCGGCCGCCTCATCGGCACGAGCTTCGCGTCGTACCAGTGGATCATCTCGATCGTCGCCGGCGTGGCCTTCCTCGCCTTCGCGGCGTGGACCCTGCGCGGCGACGAGCTGAGCGACGACGAGGCCGACAAGGCGCGCCGCAGCAAGGGCGCCGCCATCGTCGCCGTCGGCGTCGCCTTCTTCCTCGCCGAGCTGGGCGATAAGACGATGCTCGCCACGATCACGCTCGCCGCCAAGGAGGAGTGGGTCGGCACGTGGATCGGCAGCACGGTCGGGATGGTCGCCGCCGACGCCCTCGCCATCGTCGTCGGACGCGCTCTCGGGAAGAAGCTTCCTGAGAAGGTCATCAAGATCGTGGCCACCTTGGCCTTCGTGGCCTTCGGCATCCTGCTCATCGTCGAGGGCCTCACCTCGCGCTGA
- a CDS encoding PHP domain-containing protein, whose protein sequence is MPLRPLEAPVDPVEALRRIALLLERSRAGSYRIEAFRKAARVVAALEDDELDRRASTDTLTELAGVGDATASVVAQAVAGELPSYLQSWQEKASEPLVRGGDELFAAVVGDLHCHSDWSDGGSPIDEVVLAAVELGQDWLALTDHSPRLKVARGLSAARLTEQLQVVAAVNASLGERFRLLSGIEVDILDDGGLDQSDEMLAQLDVVTASVHSKLRMASAPMTTRMVAAALDPRVNVLGHCTGRLVEGSRGTRPPSEFDARAVFEACLEGGTAVEINSRPERCDPPDELVELARDLGCLFTIDSDAHAPGQLEMKAYGCERAERLGIPPERIVTTWPVDEVLAWSRAGKG, encoded by the coding sequence ATGCCGCTGCGGCCGCTGGAGGCCCCCGTCGACCCGGTCGAGGCGCTGCGCCGCATCGCCCTCCTCCTCGAGCGCTCCCGCGCCGGCAGCTACCGGATCGAGGCCTTCCGCAAGGCCGCCCGCGTCGTCGCCGCGCTCGAGGACGACGAGCTCGACCGGCGGGCCTCGACCGACACGCTCACCGAGCTGGCCGGGGTCGGCGACGCCACCGCGTCGGTGGTGGCGCAGGCGGTGGCGGGCGAGCTGCCGTCGTACCTGCAGTCGTGGCAGGAGAAGGCGTCCGAGCCGTTGGTCCGTGGCGGCGACGAGCTCTTCGCCGCGGTCGTCGGCGACCTGCACTGCCACTCGGACTGGAGCGACGGGGGCAGCCCGATCGACGAGGTGGTCCTCGCCGCGGTCGAGCTCGGGCAGGACTGGCTGGCGCTGACCGACCACTCCCCCCGGCTCAAGGTGGCGCGCGGGCTGAGCGCTGCGCGGCTGACCGAGCAGCTGCAGGTGGTCGCCGCGGTCAACGCCTCCCTCGGCGAGCGGTTCCGACTGCTCAGCGGGATCGAGGTCGACATCCTCGACGACGGCGGGCTCGACCAGAGCGACGAGATGCTCGCGCAGCTCGACGTCGTCACCGCGTCGGTCCACTCGAAGCTGCGGATGGCGAGCGCACCGATGACGACGCGGATGGTCGCGGCCGCGCTCGACCCGCGGGTCAACGTCCTCGGGCACTGCACGGGGCGGCTCGTCGAGGGCAGCCGCGGGACGCGTCCGCCGTCGGAGTTCGACGCGCGGGCGGTCTTCGAGGCCTGCCTCGAGGGCGGCACGGCGGTCGAGATCAACTCGCGGCCGGAGCGGTGCGACCCGCCCGACGAGCTCGTCGAGCTGGCCCGCGACCTCGGCTGCCTCTTCACCATCGACTCCGACGCGCACGCGCCCGGGCAGCTCGAGATGAAGGCCTACGGCTGCGAGCGCGCCGAGCGCCTCGGGATCCCGCCGGAGCGCATCGTCACGACCTGGCCGGTGGACGAGGTGCTGGCCTGGAGCCGCGCCGGCAAGGGCTGA
- a CDS encoding endonuclease V: MTDPAPRPPTTGPVGAVDVHYRPDGSATAALVVGRDRSFAQVVSEHVARVADVAPYVPGRLADRELPCLRAVLALGPRLSLLVVDGYATLAPSGRPGLGAHAAAAFGIPVVGVAKTAFAGATHAVEVRRRRATRPLYVTSAGGLPIDEAATMVAEMAGSHRIPDPLSRVDRLARTRHQ; encoded by the coding sequence ATGACCGATCCAGCCCCGCGGCCGCCGACGACCGGGCCCGTCGGAGCGGTCGACGTGCACTACCGGCCGGACGGCTCGGCGACCGCCGCTCTCGTGGTCGGCCGCGACCGGTCCTTCGCGCAGGTCGTGTCGGAGCACGTCGCGCGGGTCGCCGACGTGGCGCCGTACGTGCCGGGGAGGCTGGCCGACCGCGAGCTGCCCTGTCTGCGTGCGGTGCTCGCGCTGGGTCCGCGGCTGTCGCTGCTCGTGGTCGACGGCTACGCGACGCTCGCGCCGTCGGGCCGCCCCGGACTCGGCGCCCACGCCGCGGCGGCCTTCGGGATCCCGGTCGTCGGTGTGGCCAAGACGGCGTTCGCGGGCGCCACCCATGCCGTGGAGGTGCGACGGAGGCGGGCGACCCGCCCGCTCTACGTGACGTCGGCCGGAGGCCTCCCGATCGACGAGGCCGCCACGATGGTGGCGGAGATGGCCGGCTCCCACCGCATCCCGGACCCCCTGAGCCGCGTCGACCGGCTGGCGAGGACCCGTCACCAGTGA
- a CDS encoding chloride channel protein has protein sequence MPYRILSGRGATEQPNTTGDGDVPLTPLFWLATLVTGVAAGLAGIATTELLQLASRLAYGPDVVRGELAPVVERLGFGARFTPLLVAGVVGGVGWYLLRRYVRGRTDVDDAIWTGDGRLGLRRSLGTAALSQVFIGLGASLGREAAPRLLGAAAGSVLAGRLRLSTPQRRLLVACGAGAGLASVYNVPLGAALFTAEVLIGTLRLPVVLPALASSGVATLTAHLVLPDRATYPALERGTTDARTLVWSLLAGPVVGLVAVAFVRLIALVSHRQPRTTAFRLLAPLGACLVLGVVGLAYPQLYGNGQEMAQLAFLGLSPIGLYAVLALLKPLVTCLFLGSGASGGLFTPTLSTGAVLGAALGGLFGLVWPGGSVGAYALLGAAAMLGAGMQAPLAALALVLELTHGGFELLVPLVLVTTIATAVARRVDGYSIYSARLTAEHPPQAT, from the coding sequence CGCCACCGAGCAGCCCAACACCACCGGCGACGGCGACGTCCCGCTCACGCCGCTGTTCTGGCTGGCCACCCTCGTCACCGGGGTCGCCGCCGGGCTCGCCGGGATCGCGACGACCGAGCTGCTCCAGCTGGCCAGCCGGCTCGCCTACGGCCCCGACGTCGTCCGCGGCGAGCTGGCGCCGGTGGTCGAACGGCTCGGGTTCGGGGCCCGGTTCACCCCGCTGCTCGTCGCCGGCGTCGTCGGCGGCGTGGGGTGGTACCTGCTGCGTCGCTACGTGCGCGGTCGCACCGACGTCGACGACGCGATCTGGACCGGCGACGGGCGGCTGGGGCTGCGTCGCAGCCTCGGCACGGCCGCCCTCTCGCAGGTCTTCATCGGCCTCGGCGCGTCGCTGGGGCGCGAGGCGGCGCCGCGGCTGCTCGGGGCCGCCGCCGGCAGCGTCCTCGCCGGCCGGCTCCGCCTCAGCACCCCGCAGCGCCGCCTGCTCGTCGCCTGCGGGGCCGGCGCGGGCCTGGCCAGCGTCTACAACGTGCCGCTCGGGGCGGCCCTGTTCACCGCGGAGGTGCTCATCGGGACGCTGCGTCTGCCCGTCGTCCTCCCGGCGCTGGCGTCGTCGGGCGTCGCGACCCTCACGGCGCACCTCGTCCTGCCGGACCGGGCGACGTACCCCGCCCTCGAGCGGGGCACCACCGACGCGCGCACCCTGGTGTGGTCGCTGCTGGCCGGGCCGGTCGTCGGGTTGGTCGCGGTCGCGTTCGTGCGGCTCATCGCCCTCGTCTCGCACCGACAGCCGCGCACGACGGCGTTCCGGCTGCTCGCCCCGCTCGGCGCGTGCCTGGTCCTCGGTGTCGTCGGGCTGGCGTACCCGCAGCTCTACGGCAACGGCCAGGAGATGGCCCAGCTCGCCTTCCTCGGCCTGTCACCGATCGGCCTGTACGCCGTCCTCGCCCTCCTCAAGCCGCTCGTCACCTGCCTGTTCCTCGGCAGCGGGGCGTCGGGCGGTCTCTTCACGCCGACGCTGAGCACCGGGGCGGTCCTCGGGGCGGCGCTCGGTGGGCTGTTCGGTCTCGTGTGGCCGGGCGGGTCGGTCGGCGCGTACGCGCTGCTCGGCGCCGCGGCGATGCTGGGCGCCGGGATGCAGGCGCCGCTCGCCGCGCTCGCCCTCGTCCTCGAGCTCACGCACGGCGGCTTCGAGCTCCTCGTGCCGCTCGTCCTCGTCACGACGATCGCCACCGCCGTGGCGCGCCGGGTCGACGGCTACTCGATCTACAGCGCCAGGCTGACCGCCGAGCACCCGCCGCAGGCGACCTGA
- a CDS encoding peroxidase-related enzyme (This protein belongs to a clade of uncharacterized proteins related to peroxidases such as the alkylhydroperoxidase AhpD.) gives MTTPPRYPYADLADVPQDVREAILAVQEKSGFVPNVFLLLARRPAEFRAFFAYHDALMLRTEEDGSHLSKGDREMVVTSISAANRCTYCVVAHGALLRIYEKKPLVADQVATNHRTADITPRQRAMLDFAHKVNAASAEVEQADLDALAEHGLDAEDAWDIAGITAFFGLSNRIASTTGLMPNEEFYLMGRVPRQR, from the coding sequence ATGACGACCCCGCCGCGCTACCCGTACGCCGACCTGGCCGACGTGCCGCAGGACGTCCGCGAGGCCATCCTCGCGGTCCAGGAGAAGTCCGGCTTCGTGCCGAACGTCTTCCTCCTGCTGGCGCGTCGACCGGCCGAGTTCCGCGCCTTCTTCGCCTACCACGACGCGCTCATGCTGCGCACCGAGGAGGACGGGTCGCACCTGAGCAAGGGCGACCGCGAGATGGTCGTCACGAGCATCTCGGCGGCCAACCGCTGCACCTACTGCGTCGTCGCGCACGGGGCGCTGCTGCGGATCTACGAGAAGAAACCGCTCGTCGCCGACCAGGTCGCCACCAACCACCGCACGGCGGACATCACCCCGCGCCAGCGGGCGATGCTTGACTTCGCCCACAAGGTCAACGCAGCGAGCGCCGAGGTGGAGCAGGCGGATCTCGACGCGCTCGCCGAGCACGGCCTCGACGCGGAGGACGCCTGGGACATCGCGGGCATCACCGCCTTCTTCGGGCTGTCCAACCGGATCGCCAGCACGACCGGGCTGATGCCCAACGAGGAGTTCTACCTCATGGGCCGCGTCCCCCGGCAGCGCTGA
- a CDS encoding AAA family ATPase gives MGTERARTPTTSPLDHGAVALLVTGSPGAGKSTVARAVAGALSRSALVNGDAVARLVVGGYVWPLGEPADEAARQVRLCNDNLCSLARNLLAAGFTPVIDWIVPDGDQLEVYRAALGERLRVVVLDPGADVCVARDRQRAPLEQFAFDGHDALRATMVEGFGGRGWWLDSSHLTAQETAALVLREADERARA, from the coding sequence GTGGGGACCGAGCGAGCACGCACCCCGACGACGAGCCCGCTGGACCACGGTGCGGTGGCGCTGCTCGTCACCGGGTCGCCCGGCGCCGGCAAGTCGACCGTCGCCCGTGCCGTCGCCGGTGCGCTGTCCCGCTCCGCGCTCGTCAACGGCGACGCCGTCGCCCGCCTCGTCGTCGGCGGGTACGTGTGGCCGCTGGGCGAGCCGGCCGACGAGGCCGCCCGGCAGGTGCGGCTCTGCAACGACAACCTCTGCTCCCTGGCGCGCAACCTCCTCGCGGCCGGGTTCACCCCGGTCATCGACTGGATCGTCCCGGACGGCGACCAGCTCGAGGTCTACCGCGCTGCCCTGGGCGAGCGCCTCCGCGTCGTCGTCCTCGACCCGGGCGCGGACGTCTGCGTCGCGCGGGACCGGCAACGGGCACCGCTGGAGCAGTTCGCGTTCGACGGGCACGACGCGCTGCGGGCGACGATGGTCGAGGGCTTCGGTGGGCGCGGGTGGTGGCTGGACTCGTCGCACCTCACCGCGCAGGAGACCGCCGCCCTCGTCCTGCGCGAGGCCGACGAGCGGGCCCGGGCCTGA